In one Vanacampus margaritifer isolate UIUO_Vmar chromosome 11, RoL_Vmar_1.0, whole genome shotgun sequence genomic region, the following are encoded:
- the spopla gene encoding speckle-type POZ protein-like A encodes MSRVPTPPPPGEMSSGPVAESWCYTQVKVVKFSYMWTINNFSFCREEMGEVLKSSTFSSGPNDKMKWCLRVNPKGLDDESKDYLSLYLLLVSCPKSEVRAKFKFSLLNAKREETKAMESQRAYRFVQGKDWGFKKFIRRDFLLDEANGLLPDDKLTLFCEVSVVQDSVNISGQSNMNMLKVPECQLSDDLGNLWECSRFTDCSLYVGGQEFKAHKSILAARSPVFNAMFEHEMEESKKNRVDISDVDPDVFKEMMGFIYTGKAPNLEKMADNLLAAADKYALERLKVMCEEALCNSLSVENVADTLILADLHSAEQLKAQAIDFINRCSVLRQLGCKDGKNWNSNHATDIMETAGWKSMIQSHPHLVAEAFRALASAQCPPFGPPRKRLKQS; translated from the exons GTCAAGGTTGTCAAGTTTTCCTACATGTGGACCATAAACAACTTTAGCTTTTGCAGAGAAGAAATGGGGGAGGTACTGAAAAGCTCAACCTTCTCCTCTGGCCCCAACGACAAGATGAAGTG GTGTCTGCGAGTCAATCCAAAGGGACTTGATGATGAAAGCAAAGattatctgtcattgtattTACTTCTTGTTAGTTGTCCAAAAAGTGAAGTCAGAGCAAAATTCAAGTTTTCCTTGTTGAATGCTAAACGAGAGGAGACGAAAGCGATGG aaAGCCAAAGAGCCTACAGGTTTGTCCAAGGCAAAGACTGGGGCTTTAAAAAGTTCATCAGGCGAGATTTCCTCCTGGATGAAGCCAACGGACTTCTGCCTGATGACAAACTTACCCTTTTCTGTGAG GTCAGTGTTGTCCAGGACTCTGTGAACATTTCTGGCCAGTCCAACATGAACATGCTGAAGGTACCGGAATGTCAGCTGTCTGATGACTTGGGGAACCTTTGGGAGTGTTCACGCTTCACCGACTGCAGCCTGTATGTGGGAGGGCAGGAGTTCAAAGCCCACAAATCCATCCTGGCAG CAAGGTCGCCCGTCTTCAATGCCATGTTTGAGCATGAaatggaagagagtaaaaag AACCGTGTCGATATAAGTGACGTGGACCCCGACGTCTTCAAGGAGATGATGGGCTTCATCTACACAGGGAAGGCCCCAAACCTGGAGAAGATGGCAGATAACCTGCTGGCAGCTGCAGACAAA TACGCTCTGGAGCGTCTAAAAGTCATGTGCGAAGAGGCTCTGTGCAACAGCCTCTCGGTGGAGAACGTGGCCGACACCCTCATCCTGGCAGACTTGCACAGCGCCGAGCAGCTCAAAGCACAAGCCATAGATTTTATCAACAG GTGCAGTGTCCTCAGACAGCTGGGCTGTAAAGATGGAAAGAACTGGAATAGCAA CCACGCTACCGACATCATGGAGACAGCGGGCTGGAAGTCAATGATCCAGTCGCACCCTCACTTGGTGGCCGAGGCCTTCCGCGCCCTGGCCTCGGCGCAGTGCCCGCCCTTCGGTCCTCCCCGCAAGCGACTAAAACAGTCGTGA
- the nxph2a gene encoding neurexophilin-2, which yields MGALQIFLFSLLLHQVACSKVRGGAAELMEWGDGTQKLSTPTGASPRILNPLRLFARASPGFKSDVREMSYIQNMEDFWDWLSNQTDVQDPQARTKRRPIVKTGKFKKMFGWGDFHSNIKTVKLNLLITGKIVDHGNGTFSVYFRHNSTGLGNVSVSLVPPSKVVEFEVAQQSTLETKDTKSFNCRIEYEKTDRNKKTALCSFDPSKVCYQEQTQSHVSWLCSKPFKVICIYIAFYSVDYKLVQKVCPDYNYHSDTPYSSTG from the coding sequence GTCGCATGCAGCAAAGTCCGCGGGGGAGCCGCGGAGCTGATGGAGTGGGGGGACGGCACGCAGAAACTGTCGACTCCCACGGGCGCCAGTCCTCGGATCCTCAACCCCTTGCGTTTGTTCGCCAGGGCCTCCCCGGGGTTCAAGAGCGACGTGAGGGAAATGTCCTACATACAGAACATGGAGGACTTCTGGGACTGGTTATCTAACCAGACAGATGTTCAGGATCCGCAGGCCAGAACTAAACGCAGGCCCATCGTCAAGACCGGCAAGTTCAAAAAGATGTTCGGGTGGGGCGACTTCCACTCCAACATCAAGACGGTCAAACTCAACCTGCTGATCACGGGCAAGATCGTGGACCACGGCAACGGCACCTTCAGCGTTTACTTCCGCCACAACTCCACGGGCCTGGGCAACGTGTCGGTGAGCCTGGTGCCGCCCTCCAAGGTGGTGGAGTTCGAGGTGGCCCAGCAGTCCACGCTGGAGACCAAAGACACCAAGTCCTTCAACTGCCGCATCGAGTACGAGAAGACGGACCGCAACAAGAAGACGGCGCTGTGCAGCTTCGACCCGTCCAAGGTTTGCTATCAGGAGCAGACGCAGAGTCACGTGTCCTGGCTCTGCTCCAAGCCCTTCAAGGTCATATGCATCTATATCGCCTTCTACAGCGTGGACTATAAACTGGTGCAGAAGGTCTGCCCTGACTACAACTACCACAGTGACACGCCGTATTCCTCCACGGGATGA